TTTGTTAGCGTCAAGCCTACAGATACACCACATTTAGTAATTAAGGCTTTTAAAGGACGAAGTAGTTACCTTCTAAGAAAAGAATTTCCTGTACTTCTGAAGCTTCCCTCGCTGTGGACAAGTAGTTATTTTGTGAGTACTGCTGGTAACATAAGTAGCGAGGCAGTTAGGAAGTACATTGAAGATCCTCACCACGCCTCAAATTAAAAAGAAAACGACACTGCGACTAAAGTCGCTCGTGCCGCTTCCCTCTCAGCACTGAAGTGTCTGAGTTTCCCGCATCCCGCGAGGTTCTATGACGAGGAATAATCAATCATCTGAGCTTCTCAACCCAAAAAAATTCCAACTTCTAGGGGTAAGAGCTTAACTTTCGAGTATGGTTTACAGTAGAATTAGCAACTAAGCTAAAAAAAACTGCCAATGGTGTTTAATCCTGACTTTCTCAATGACAACTCCGAGGAACACCCCAATCAAATTCTGAACGACCACTTTGAGACTAACCCCAATCAGTTACTCAAATATCTGCAACATCAGTCTCCTGAAGTTTTAGCCCGGGTAGCCCAGTCCGTCAGCCCCGAAATTAAGCAAATCATTTCGCAAAACGTCCAAGGGCTTGTGGGGATGCTTCCTGCGGAGAATTTCAATGTGCAAATTACAACAGATAGGGATAACTTAGCCGGTCTTTTAGC
The Gloeotrichia echinulata CP02 DNA segment above includes these coding regions:
- the tnpA gene encoding IS200/IS605 family transposase, which codes for MLIQEDYNTHNHVKYLINYHFVFIPKRRKKVLTGEIATRTRQIFAELAIEKKWDILALEVAPDHIHLFVSVKPTDTPHLVIKAFKGRSSYLLRKEFPVLLKLPSLWTSSYFVSTAGNISSEAVRKYIEDPHHASN
- a CDS encoding DUF760 domain-containing protein yields the protein MVFNPDFLNDNSEEHPNQILNDHFETNPNQLLKYLQHQSPEVLARVAQSVSPEIKQIISQNVQGLVGMLPAENFNVQITTDRDNLAGLLASAMMTGYFLRQMEQRMHLEHLSNG